The following proteins are encoded in a genomic region of Entelurus aequoreus isolate RoL-2023_Sb linkage group LG01, RoL_Eaeq_v1.1, whole genome shotgun sequence:
- the LOC133633392 gene encoding fibromodulin-like: MRQVIFLLSALLPLSPSCGQDPFAWLYSGRRSLQADTTGGECPPECDCPPTFPIAMYCDGRGLTAMPTVPSRIKYLYLQHNAIAAVSDSALLNATELRWLMLHHNLLTASAISRKAFVKLEGLERLYLQHNNLTHVPENLPRSLRDLRMDHNSIQQVTPSDLAGMDNLTILHLHDNAITDMGASLQSLASLTLLDISNNKLTKVPGGLPEHLHQLYLDANSIASLSEGFLGGLTRLQYLRLAHNQLTNTGVPSGAFNVTALVELDLSFNRLERIPPVSLALQHLYLQANQIKEFTLGSFCNLVDVNNFSRLQTLRLDGNQIAPQDIPSDSSLCLRLASSIEV; encoded by the exons ATGCGTCAGGTGATCTTCCTCCTCTCCGCCCTGCTTCCGCTGTCTCCCTCCTGTGGACAAGATCCGTTCGCCTGGCTCTACAGCGGACGGCGCTCCTTGCAGGCAGACACCACAGGCGGCGAGTGTCCCCCCGAGTGTGACTGTCCTCCCACCTTCCCCATCGCCATGTACTGTGACGGGCGGGGCCTGACGGCCATGCCCACCGTGCCCTCCCGGATCAAGTACCTCTACCTCCAGCATAACGCCATTGCGGCTGTGTCAGACTCTGCTCTGCTCAACGCCACCGAGCTGAGGTGGCTCATGCTGCACCACAACCTTCTCACGGCCAGCGCCATCAGCCGGAAG GCCTTTGTGAAGTTGGAAGGACTGGAGCGTTTGTATTTGCAACACAACAATTTGACCCACGTCCCTGAGAATCTCCCTCGTTCCCTGCGAGACCTGAGGATGGACCACAACAGCATCCAGCAG GTAACGCCTTCAGATCTAGCCGGAATGGATAACCTCACCATCCTGCATCTCCATGACAACGCTATCACAGACATGGGTGCGTCACTACAGTCTCTGGCGTCCCTCACACTGTTGGACATCAGCAACAACAAGTTGACTAAG GTCCCAGGGGGTCTCCCCGAGCATCTCCACCAGCTCTACCTGGACGCCAACTCCATCGCCTCTCTGTCCGAGGGCTTCTTGGGCGGTTTGACACGGCTACAGTACCTGCGCTTGGCCCACAACCAGCTGACCAACACGGGCGTGCCCTCCGGCGCCTTTAACGTGACGGCGCTGGTGGAGCTGGACCTCAGCTTCAACAGGCTGGAGAGAATCCCTCCAGTCAGCCTCGCCCTGCAGCATCTCTACCTGCAGGCCAACCAGATCAAAG AGTTCACACTGGGAAGTTTCTGCAACCTCGTGGACGTCAACAACTTCTCCAGACTGCAAACTCTGCGCCTGGACGGCAACCAGATCGCTCCCCAGGACATCCCGTCCGATTCGTCGCTTTGCCTGCGCCTGGCCTCCAGCATCGAGGTTTAA